Genomic window (Vitis riparia cultivar Riparia Gloire de Montpellier isolate 1030 chromosome 4, EGFV_Vit.rip_1.0, whole genome shotgun sequence):
atttcacCTTTGTCAATAAAGattaataaatcatatttaaatggaattaaaaataactaaaaattatttttgtaacatttgtatttttttaaaatcattaatttaaattatgaaattagttttaaaattaaattttgttgttgtaattcgttttttgaagattttatgatttttattttattactttaaaaaattgctttaatagaaaaatatttatcttaatggttttaaataaaattagtgtGGGGgcaattaggtaattttataatggagaaattttgaatatcttgaaGACTATAAGTGTTTagattattttcataataatatatatatgagaaataataaatacCATGTGTCTAATTTTCAagttagacaaaaaaaaattaaaaattgtttaatctaTGTAACAAATaatgtaagtttgaaataaagaataatatttattatatattatgtaaatttgaaaaaaaaaaatatttgatgagatgtctaaaaaatatttattttaaaaatgcatttgacAATATATCtcaaatattcaatttattggagaaaaataattaaaaagtcattcaatttgattttgatgataaataggtgagagaaggGTGACGTGAATAGAGAGAGAATGGTGATAGAAAAAGGAAGTGAAAGACAAAATGAAAGAGGTGGTGGTGacctattaatttttttatttgacaattaagatatttttgaaatttttgaaaactaatatCCTTCGTCTTTGTTTCTTCCTCTTTGTTTCTACTTTATTATTAGGTTTTGAGTTCAAATATGACTCGTAAGAAAGACATGGCCAATTATAGCTAAAGTAacccaaaacaaaattttctctttaaaaaataataaataataataaaaataaataaaatttcgaTAGACAGTTAAGCAAATTGGATATAAATAGACCGCATGCCCACGTGTAAACAAACCAAGGTTGGATGAAAATGGAGAGAAAGGGAGAGGAATCTTCTAAccacttaattaataaaataaaaataaaacttagaCACTACGCTAAGCAAACTGACCTATAAATACACGCCAAGCCCGCCTCCAAACAAAACGAGGTTAGGTGAGAATGGAAAGCATGTCTCCCGAGTCCGACGCCCGCACTGTTTTCTCGGCTCTGCCGGAGGGTGCCATCGTCGATATTTTGAAGCTAACGACTCCTCGGGACGCCTGTGGACTGTCAGCGGTGGCATCAGTGTTTTCGTCGGCGGCGGAGTCGGACTCTTTGTGGGGGAGTTTCCTGCCGCCCGATTATCTGGAGATCGTCAGCCGGTCGTCGGAGTCTTCGTCTCGACGTGATTTCTCCACCAAGAAGGAGCTCTTCTTCAGTCTCTGCGATTCTCCTCTGTTGATCGATGGGGGCAGAAGGGTAAGATCCATGGTATTCTCTGATGAAGAAGATAGTAGTAGTAATATGGTTCGGTTATCATGTGTTTAACTAAAAGCTAAATTATATTTGCATCCACCggtttgatatttttatctGCCCTTCTCATGaatttttttgaacaaaaatactTCCACATGAAATTCTTAAACtacccttattttttttctccgctcactttttctcttcttatCTCTTAATAGTCCTTACAAAATCCATTAAGAATTTGGTGAATGTAAAGATGATTTCCCTAGAGGGAAAACCAAATTGAAGAGGTCAATTTGTCAtttagatcttttttttttttttccttttttctaaattttgaaatacttctcttttttttttttttttttaaaaggttgtTAAATGCATCCCCTCAATCTCACCATACATCCacggatttttattttaaaataaatttcacatatgaaattgtaaaaattccatcttttcTAATCCCTCCACACCAAGCAATTTCTCCAATCttttttgggaattaaaaaaatatagtgaaAAAGAACATATTGCGGAAAAATATGATGGGAGGGGATgggaagaaagggaaaaaaaatttggaaaagagtTAAGCcatgttgggttttttttttgtcattataattaatttttcagatttttaaaagtttttcctACAATTCGTTAAACATCACTTTTTAGGCTAAAACCACTACCTAGAATCAATCACTACGGCTTTTACTCACAAAGATATAGTAAGTGAAATAAGAACATAGAattgttaattttatatatttttatattattttattattttgttttagtattttaaGTAGTCGTTTTCATGTTAAAGGTATAGAAAAATCTAAACTTCGTTAACATTTCTCAGAGCTTTTGGTTGGAGAAgcaaagtggaaaaaaatgttaCATGTTAGCAGCAAGAGAACTCAGTATTACATGGGGTGATACTCCTGAGTATTGGACATGGACTTCTATACCAGAGTCGAGATTTTCTGAGGTCGCATTTCTTAATGAAGTTTGTTGGTTTGAAGTTAAGGGTAAAATAGATACTGACATGTTGTCTTTGAGAACAAAGTATGCAGCTTACCTTGTGTTTGATAGGAGAGATTCGTATggatttgaaaatgttgaggTGAAATCATCAGTTGGAATCATTGGAAGTGAACCTACTGAGAACATAATTTATTTAGATAAAGATACAAGTGAAGAAGATACGGAGGATGAACTTGAATATGGACTTGTGAGTATTCAGAATGTAAGAAGTTGGATTAATGATACTCTGACTCAATTGTATTCATCACAAGAACCGGATAAAGAACTTCTAAGTTTTGAAGATGTGAGAACTTGGatgaacaaaaatatatttcaattgcATTCCTCACATGAACCACAAGAACCTGGGGTTTCTACAAGAAGTGATGGTCCATatccaaatatgagaaaagatGCATGGGTTGAGATTGAATTGGGCGAGTTCTTTAATGAAGGAGGAGAAAATATGGAGTTAGAGATTGCCATCAAGCAGTTTGATGGTCATTGGAAACAAGGTCTTATTATTGAAGGGATCGAGATTAGACCAAAAAATGATTAGATGCTTCAATATCTtccaagggtttttttttattttttatttatttttattattattattcatgtatAATCTACTCATATTTGATAGGGAAAATCATGTGACTATacttcacaaataaataaataaataaataaactttttgaGAACtttgctttttcctttttaattttaatgtaaagTGGGAAAAATTATTATCCGCATTCCAATAATGTTTTTGAATTTCTTCCAAAATGACCCTCAAATGTTGAGGAAAAGTACCTTACTACATTAAAAGTTGTTATCAAGTACACctatcactttttattttatattttatattttttttatttctctcacatcAACTCCTTCACACATCTCACctcttgccattttttttttcttgtgtatCATGCAACCATAtatcaccaaaaaataaatatgttttctggAACTTTGCTTTTACCTTTTTAATTTCAGTgtaaagtggaaaaaaatattaccaaTTTATACACTCTAGtgcatttaaattaatttcaaaattacccttaaaagTTGAGGGCAAGTACACATATCATTTCTAAATTTCTAAAGTTGTTGACAAGTACatgtaccatttttttttaatctcatattaagttattaactcTCTCAAACATCTCACCTACCACGTTTctacttttttcaattttcctttttcttttatttatttttctctcttatcaCAGTATCCATTGCCATCTATTATATttcttatgttattttttttctcttttctttgacatttcttttaatatgttCATATATTCTCCCATAaaacttcttttaattttgatttattttcactttctaatatttccatatttattaattttaattattatttagacatattaaacttaaaatgataatatataataaatagttaatacaacaaattaaattaaaacataaatatataatggacaaaaatgaaaatattatattacaaataatatacttgatgatttaaaatattaattataataatgcaTTTggtaaattaaggtttaaatttaaaaattatttttattatttagaggtttatgatataagattttttatattaatgttaaATGAAAGATTTATTTACTTTGTAAGTCCTATCAtatgtaaaagtaaaaactttgtaataatattttattatttatattattattatcatttttattttaagtttatcatatcaaaatcataataaGTGATGacgtttttatcttttttcttatggTTTTAACTTGTTTGTTGATATCAccttttgtttggttaaaatcttcaatattttttaattaaaagaaaaaatattttttttataaaaaaattgtatttaacattttatattaatttcataaataataggtacatccttaaaaaaaacaagtataTCAATTTCTAAGAGAACCGAGACCCCTATTTCCATTATCATGGTCTATATATTCCTTTCAGGACTCTTAATAAGTGATTAGAGGTTCTCCTTCACAAGTACAATCTTAACAAAAATATGCACATTCATTCTTAAGGAAATTGGGACTTTTATCTCCCTTCTCATAGTCCATATATTCCTTTGGAGACCATCGGGAAGggattggaggtcgttccccaCTTTGGGAACAGACTAGGGAACCCTAAGTActtccttaagaaaattttgtacatccataagaaaatttggtacatccaatctttAGGCTACCGAGACTCTATCTCCCTTCCTATGGTCCATTTATTCCCTTAAGGATTCTCGGGAAATGATTGGAGATTGTTCCCCACCCTGAAATGGACATTGGAACCTTATGTatatccttaagaaattttggtacatctttaagaaattttggtacatccaatccatgGGCTAATAGGACACTCGTCTTCCTTCTCATGGTCCTTTTATTCCTTTGGGGACCTTCAAGAAATGATTAGACGTCGCTCCCCACCTCAGAACGAACTTTGGAatccttggtacatcatttacaaaatttggtacatctttaaCAAAATCTGGtgcatccttaaaaaaaattggtatatcCAATCATTAAAATATCGAGACCCccatcttattacccatggtttgtttatttctttagggatctttgggaagGGATTGAAGGTCATTCCTTATCCTAAAACGGACTTTGGAAcactaggtacatccttaaggaaatttggtacattttaaagaaaatttggtacatccaatctttGGGCTATTGGGACGCCTATCTATTTTCTCATGGTCCATATTATCCTTTGAGGACCCTCAGGTAGTGATTGAACATCGTTCCCCATcccaaaatggactttggaatcctaagtacatccttaaaaaaattcggtacatccttaagaaaatttgatacatcaaaTCCTTAGGCTAACAGGATATTTATCTtccttcccatggtccatttattcctttggagaccctcgggaagtgattggaggttgtttcCCACCTcggaatggactttggaacccttggtacatcatttacaaaatttggtacatccttaacaaaattggGTATAtcgttaaaaaaatttggtatatcaAATCATTGAGCTACCgagacccctatcttattacctatggttcgtttatttatttagggGTCTTTGGAAAGTAATTGGAGGTCATTCCTTACCCTAGAATGGACTACaaaaccctaggtacatcatttacaaaatttggtatattcttaagaaattttggtacatccaatccctAGGTTACTAAGACTCCTATATTATTATCCATGgtccatttttttcatttgggaacccataaggaagttattggaggttgttccctacTTAGAACGAACTTTAGAACCCTTGgtatattctttacaaaatttggtatatccttaacaaaatttggtgcATCCAATCGTCAGGCTACCGGTACCCCTATCTTAGTACCCACGGTctgtttattcctttagggaccCTTGGGAAGTGATTGAAGGTTGTTTCCCACCCTGAAATGGACTTCAGCCTAAGTACATCcctaagaaaatttggtacatccaagcCTTGAGCTAACGGGACACCTATCTCCCCTTCtatggtccatttattcctttggGGACCCTCAAGAAGTAATTGGAGGTTCTTCCCCACCTTGGAGCAGACTTTGGAATCCTTGGTAtgtcatttacaaaatttggtacatccttaaaaaatttggtatatcaAATCCTTAAACTATCGAGACCCTTATCTTATTACTCatggtttatttatttctttagggatatttgggaagtgattggaggttgttccctacCCCGAAAagaactttggaaccctaggtacatccttaagaaaatttggtacatccaatccttgggATATTGGTACCTTATCTTAGTACCCATGGTCagtttattcctttagggaccCTGGGAAGTGATTGAAGGCCATTCCGCACCCCAAAATGGACTTtagaaccctaggtacatccttaacaaaattttgtaCATCCAATCCTCGGGCTACTAGAACCCCTATATTATTATCTATGGTCCATTTGTTCCTTTGGGAACCCATGGGGAAATGACTGGAGGTCATTCCCCACTAAAAACGAACTTTGAAACCTTTGGTATAtgctttacaaaatttggtatatatatctttaacaaaatttggtacgtCCCATTCTTGAGCTACCGGTACCCCTTATCTTATGGCCCATAGGTCCTTTGTTCCTTTAATGACCCTTTGGAAGTAATTGGAGGTTGTTTCCCACCCTAGACATGTACATCCTTATGAGGAATAGATGAACATccttaattttccattttttatatttatatatcaagAAACTAGGTATGTTCGTAAATATTTCcaataatacatatattctttacaaaaatacttatatcatttacaaaattagcataaattattttatttccccaCCTAGACCCCATTAGGTATATAATTgcttaaatatatatttgtaaataacCTTGTCAAAACTAATTACTTATAACAATTGTCATAATCATACCTATAGTCATCATATATTAATGCCTCTTTTAGATTGTGAACAATCCAAGTCAGCTTCATTAACACTTTATGGTATGACATTAATATGctaaatattgaaatgtatTGTCTATACCAAACATCACACAATGCAgttactttatttatttgttgggTACTTATTTGATATGTGATATAAGTTTAAGCGCCACCTCCGAATACATGGGTTGACCATTATTTTCCTCACTGTCCATGTTCTAAGGTTATAATGCCCACATTTGAAGGCTTACCTATTAAACAATAGGTCAACCTTCGTTTTGCCTACTGCCCACATAAAAcaaaaccaattttaaaaacacaatgGGACTGCCTATGAACTAAAGGGTTGACCCTTATATTAGCTGCTGACCActttaaacaaaacaaatattatgACTAATGGTAAGAAGCAAAAAAGGGCCAAGCCCTACATGAAAAGGTCGGCCCCTATTATGCTCACTAGTtaacaatcttttttttttttttttttaggatcaCCTTTTCATATAAAAGTCAACCTCTTTCTTCCATAATCCCCACAAAAATTGAATCCTTCTTTCCTACAActatattcttttctttttcaattcaactATAATCCATTTGAAATTGacaaattttttgaagaaaactaTTCAAATGATTCATAGTATAATACCATTATAGGTGACATTAATCccatttattattcattttcatatggTCATCAATAAACACAATCTCTTTTCCCCTgatgattataaaatatgaCTCAATCACCTCATTTGGATCAACAATATCAAACCATTACATAACCatacaaatacaaaaatttcttgactatgtaccaaattttcttaattatgtaCCTAAGGTTCCAAAGTCCGTTTCGGGATGgagaacgacctccaatcacttcttgAGGGTCCTTAAAGGAacaaatggaccatgggaatGAAGATAGGGGTTTTGGTAGCCCGaagattggatgtaccaaattttcttaaggatttaCCTAGGGTCCTAAAGTCTGTTTCGAAGGTAGGGAACGACCTTCAATTACTTCTCAAGGAGTTATCAAAAGAATAAATTGACCATGGGAAAAGTGATAAGGGTTTTGGTAGCCTGAGGATTGGATGTactaaattttcttaaggagatacaaaattttattaaggatTTACCTAGgattccaaagtccatttcggAGGCTATGAACAACCTTCAATCACTTCCTGATAGttcaaaaaagaataaatggaTCATAGGAATGGAGATAGGGGTCTCGGTAGCCCGAGGACTGgatgtaacaaattttcttaagaatgttcaaaaaaattttaagaatgtaCCTAGGGTTTGAAAGTCTATTCTGAGGTGGGAAATAACCAGTAATTACTTTTAAGAGTCCCCAAAAGAACAAATGGACCATGAGAAGAAAGATAAATGTCCCAGTATCTCAAGGATtggatatttcaaattttcttaaggatgtacctagggtttcaAAGTTCGTTTCGGAGTACGAAACGATCttcaatcacttcccaaagatccctaaaggaataaatgaaCCACGGGTAATGATAGGGATCTCGGTAGcttaaggattggatgtaccaaaatttatgaaagatgtaccaaattttgtaaatgatgtaccaaattttgtaaagaatgtacCAAAGGTGCCAAAATCCATTTCAAGGTGGGGAACGACCTCTAATAATTTCCTGAGGGTCTTCAAAGGAATAAATGGGCCATGGGAAATAAGGTAGATGTCCTTTTAGCCTAAGGATTgaatgtaccaaaatttcttaaggatgtacctaagGTTCCAAAATCCTTTCTAGGGTAAGAATCGACCttcaatcacttcccaaagatctctaaaggaataaatggaccatggaTACTAAGATAGGGGTTCTGGTAGTTTAGagattggatgtaccaatttttttaaggatgtaccaaattttgtgaatggtataccaaattttttgaaggatgtaccaaattttatgaaggatgtaccaaattttgtaaatgatgtaccaagggtgcCAAAGTTCATTTCGAGGTAaggaacgacctccaatcacttcccaatgGTCTCTAAATGAACAAATGGATCTTTGAAAGAAAGATAGGGGGTTCCAATAGcccaaggattggatgtaccaaagtGTGGACTTTAGAAAGGATGATATCTTGGCTCTCActatctctctctatctctagaggtgaaaaaaaaagtttttctaaAGGgccttaattgattaattaaccatataaggtcatctaattaatcaattagcccaatccaaagaaCTTTTTCACtatcccttgtgcaaccttgcgtaataccaaaacacccttatgtaCAAGAATGAACCAAGAGCCAATTTATccctcataaattgtgtcatcatggtatatgagcttagagcggggaccattaggacccacaagagtactggctcccttagaatctaattatgaagttgattcaatattccactaaagagaatcaactacactctaatatcctatgtaaataacaatgagacaaagctcggggtccatgacctactatatactacatgcaaactccccatgaactggtgtctgtAATCTAACGAGAAAGTGTCATCACTTATAAAGATTttctctccaatccttgagttacatat
Coding sequences:
- the LOC117912405 gene encoding F-box protein PP2-B10-like, whose protein sequence is MESMSPESDARTVFSALPEGAIVDILKLTTPRDACGLSAVASVFSSAAESDSLWGSFLPPDYLEIVSRSSESSSRRDFSTKKELFFSLCDSPLLIDGGRRSFWLEKQSGKKCYMLAARELSITWGDTPEYWTWTSIPESRFSEVAFLNEVCWFEVKGKIDTDMLSLRTKYAAYLVFDRRDSYGFENVEVKSSVGIIGSEPTENIIYLDKDTSEEDTEDELEYGLVSIQNVRSWINDTLTQLYSSQEPDKELLSFEDVRTWMNKNIFQLHSSHEPQEPGVSTRSDGPYPNMRKDAWVEIELGEFFNEGGENMELEIAIKQFDGHWKQGLIIEGIEIRPKND